Part of the Geodermatophilus obscurus DSM 43160 genome is shown below.
GTTCAGCCCCTGGGCCGCCGCCACACCGGCCGCGGACGCGGTCTGGGTGGGCGCGACGGTCAGGGCGATGGCGTCGACCCCGGCCGCGGCGAACTGGGTGATCTGCGCGCTCATGTCCTGGTCGGTCGCCTTGATCTGCGCCGGGATGATCGTCAGCCCGCGCTCCTCGGCCACCGCCTCGCTGCCGGCCAGGCCGTTCTCGCCGTACTCGCCCTCGAAGTAGATGTGCCCGACGGTGGCGCCGTCGGACAGCAGCCCCTGCTCGAACAGGTACGCGTAGCCGTTGGCCAGCTCGACGTCGTAGGTGGCGCCCGGGACCCCGGTGCCGGGTATCTCGGTCAGGGTACGCGCCCAGGCCGACGGGAAGTTGACGATCTGGTCGGCCTCGTACTCCGGTGCCAGCGCGGTGTTGATCGGCGACCCGATGGTCTGCTGCATCGCCAGGACGTTCGGCTCCATCGCGCTGTAGAGCTGCACGCCGGTCTGCGGGACGTAGCCGGTGTCCTGGACGTCGAGCTCGACGTCGTAGGTGTCGCAGACCCGGTTGTCCTGCCAGAACAGCTGGTTGGCGTTGGTGATGTCCTGGCCGAGAGCGGCGAACACACCGGTGAGGTCGGTGAGGACGCCGAGGGTGATCGTCGTCCCCTCGACGCCGACGTCGGTCGTGACCTCGCCGGCCGAGCCGCCTTCGCCTCCTCCGCCCCCTCCACCGCCGGTCTCCGGTGCCCTGGTGCTGCAGCCGGCGGTCGCCACGACGACGGCCGCGGCGACCGCGGTGGTCGTGCGCAGAGCCTTGCCTGTTCTCATCTGGTGTCGCTCCCTTGTGCTGGTCGGTCGGAGGGGGTCGGTGCGGAGCCGGGTTGCTCCGGGGGTGGTGTGGTGACTCCGCCGTGGGCGGGCGCACGGCCCCGGCGGAAGCGGGAGGTGAGGCGCTGCGCGATGCCGGCCAGACCGGCGGGCTCGAACAGGACGATGAGGATGATCGCGGCGCCGTAGAGGAACCGGGCGGCGAAGCCCGCGGAGATGCCGCCCTGCCCCGGTGCGCTGACCAGCGGCAGGACGTCGGCGTACTGCTGGAACAGCAGCGGCAGCGCGGTGACGAACAGGGCGCCCAGCGCCGCACCGCCGACCGACCCCAGCCCGCCCAGCACGATCATCGCCAGGTACTGGATGGAGACGACGAGGGTGAACGACTCCGGGGCGATGCTGCCGATGGACAGCGCGTAGAGCACCCCGGACAGGCCGGCGTACATCGAGCTGACGAGGAACACCCGCGCCTTGTAGGCCTGCACGTTGACGCCCATGACCGACGCGGCGACCTCGCTGTCCCGCAGCGTCTGCAGCGCCCGGCCGGGCCGGCTGCGCAGCAGGTTGCGGGCGAACACGTAGGCGGCCAGCGCCAGGACCAGGCCCAGGTACCAGAGCCGCTCGGCCTCCCGGAAGGGCACGCCCAGCACCCACAGCTGCGGGTCGCTGTTGCCGAACGTGAAGCCGAACAGCGAGAACTCCGGCGCCGCGCGGCCGTTGAACCCACCGGTCACCGGCGTCCAGGTGTTGATCACGTGGACGCCGATGAAGACCAGGCCAAGCGAGGCGACCCCGAGGTAGATGCCCCGCAGCCGCGCCGCGATCGGGCTGAAGACGAGCCCCGCGAGCCCGGCGAGCAGAACGCCGACCACCATCCCGACGACGGGCGGCAGGCCCAGCCCCTCGATGCCGGCGCGGGTGCCCAGCCCGCCGGACTCTCCGGAGATGTACGAGTAGCTCACCGCCCCGACGGCGAGGAAGAACGCGTGCGCCAGTGACAGCTGGCCGGTCGTGCCGACGAGCAGGTTCAGGCCGATGGCGCCGATGGCCGCGCCGAACACCGCGAACCCGGTGCGCAGCCAGAACTCGTCGAAGTACAGCGGGAAGACCAGCAGGAAACCCAGCAGCGCGGCGATCAGGACCCACTTGACCACGGAGCCGCGGCTGCGGGCCGGTGCCGACCGGGACGAGGCGGACCCCGTGCGGGTGGCTCCCGCCGGCCGCGAGACGGTCTGCTCAGACACGGGTCAGCTCCTTGGTGCCGAAGAGCCCCGACGGCCGGACGAGGAGGACGGCGATCATCACGACGTAGGGGACGACCTCGCCGAAGCCACGGCCGAGGAAGAGCAGCTGCTCCTGGTAGCCGGCGGCGAGGGACTCCGCGAGCCCGATGAGCAGCCCGCCCACCAGCGCGCCCCCGGTGGAGTCCAGGCCGCCGAGGATCGCCGCCGGGAAGGCCCGCAGCGCCGTGGCGTACACGGCCGAGCTGACCCCGGGCGTCGGGCTGCCCACCAGGAACAGGGCGGCCACCCCGGCGAGGACGCCGGCGACGACCCAGGCCAGCGCGGAGACCCGGCCCTGCCGGATGCCCATGAGCGCCGCGGTCTCGCCGTCCTCGGCCGAGGCGCGCATGGCCACGCCCCAGCTGGAGTACTTGAACGCGGCGAAGAAGGCGGCGATGAGCACGCCGGCGACGATCATGGCGATCAACCGGTTCTGGGTGATCCCGATGCCGCCGATGCGGACCGACTCCCCGCCCCACGGGTGCGGCACGTTGAGGATGTCGGGGCCGATCCGCCGGATCAGCTCGGTCAGCAGGATGATGTCGACGCCGATGGTGACGATCGCCAGGCTGATCACGGGCGCGCCGCGGAGCCGGTTGATGATGAACCGCTCCACGACGAGCGCGGCCACCGCGGTGATCGCCAGCCCGGCGAGCACGGCGAGCAGGAAGCCCAGCGGCTCGGACAGCCGCGCGATGGAGTAGGCGCCCAGCAGCAGCAGCGAGCCGTGGGTGAAGCTCACCACCTCGCTGGCCTTGAAGATGATCACGAAGCCGAGCGCGATCAGCGCGTAGATGGCGCCGAGTGACAACCCGTTGAGCAGGAGCGAGAGGAACTGGGTCACGACGCCGTCCCTGACGTGTTGGTGGTGTGGTGTGCGGCGGCCTCGGCGGGCGTCTCGTCGTCGCCCGAGCCGAGGTAGGCGCGGATGACCTCGGGGTCGGCCTGCACCTCGGCGGGCGTGCCGTCGGCGATCCGGCGTCCGAAGTCCAGGACGGTGACCCGGTCGGCCAGCGACATGACCATCCCCATGTCGTGCTCGACCAGGACGATCGAGATGCCGAGCGCCGAGCGGATCTCGCGGATCGCCTCGGCCATCCGGCCGGTCTCCTCGGCGTTCATCCCGGCCACGGGCTCGTCGAGCAGCAGCAGCCGCGGCTCCGTGCACAGCGCCCGGGCCACCTCGACCCGCTTCTGGTCGCCGTAGGACAGCACGCCGACGGGGGTGTGCAGCTTGTCGCCGAGGTCGAGGAACTCGGCGATCTCCCGGATCCGCTCGCCGTGCACCTTGCCCTCGCGGGTGGCGCGGGGCAGCCGGAGTCCGGAGGAGAGGAACCCGGCCTTCGTCAGGTGGTGCCGGCCGAGCATGAGGTTCTCGGCCACCGACTGGGCGCCGGACAGGGCGATGTTCTGGAACGCCCGCGCCACGCCGACCCCGGCGATCTGGAACGGGCGCATGCGGTCGAGCCGCGCCTCGCCGAAGCGGACCTCGCCCTCAGCGGCCTGGTAGACGCCGGAGAGGACGTTGAACATCGTCGACTTGCCGGCGCCGTTGGGGCCGATGACCGCGTGGATCGTCCCGGGGGCGACGGTGAACGAGACGTCGGACAGCGCCTTGATGGCGCCGAACCGGACGCTGATGTGCTCGACCTCCACCGGCGGGACGTCCGAGCGCGTGTCCACGCCGGCCGCCGTCACGCCGTCCACCGGGAGAGCGTGCGGCGGGGGCCGCGGGTGGCCGGCCCGGTGTCGACCGCGTCGCCGTGCCCGAGGTAGAGCCGCTGCACCTCGTCGGTGCGGGCGAGCTCCGCGGCGGGCCCGGACAACGAGACCTTGCCGACGTCGAGCACGTAGGCCTGGTCGGCCACGCCCAGCGCCATCGTGGCGTTCTGCTCGACCAGCAGCACCGAGGTGCCCTGGCGGTTGATCTCGGCGATCACCTCGCCGATCTGGCCGATGATCCGGGGAGCGAGCCCGAGCGAGGGCTCGTCGAGCAGCAGGAGCTTGGGGCTGGCCATGAGCGCCCGCCCGATGGCCAGCATCTGCTGCTCACCACCGGAGAGCAGCCCGGCGCGCTGGCCGCTGCGCTCGGCCAGCACGGGGAACAGGTCGTGCACCCGGGCGTGCGCGCGGGCCTTGGCGGCGCGATCGCGGTTGCCCATGCCGCCGGCCCGCAGGTTCTCCTCGACGGTGAGCCGGCCGAAGATCCGCCGACCCTCCGGCACCTGGACGACGCCCTGGCGGACGATCTGCCCCGGGTCGCGCGTGGTGAGGACGTCATCGTCGAAGCGCACCGCGCCCTCGTCGACGCGTCCCCGGTGCAGCCTCAGGGTGCCGGAGATGGTCCGCAGCAGCGTGCTCTTGCCGGCACCGTTGCTACCGAGGACGGCGACGACCTTGCCGTCGGGCACCTCCATGGTCACGCCGCGCACCGCCTCGACGGCGCCGCCGTACGTCACCCGCAGCGAGTCGATGATCAGCATGCGGACCGCACCGCGACTGTCCCCGGCGAGCCGGCCGGCGTCCGTGGGTCGCCGTGTCGCGGAACGACATCGGCCTGTGATTCAGGGCACATGGCCGGAGACTGTAAAGCCACGACGCGCCGAGTACGCCACAGGCACGAACGATCGTGACCTGCAGGTGACCTGCACACGAGCGTCGGGGGTCACCCAACGGGAAGGAGGAACCAGCAATGTGCGGCGGCCACACGCCGCCGACCGGCCACGTATGCGGCGCCCACGTCGAGAAACAGCGGGAGTGGCCCCCTGCGGAGCCCGCCGTGGCCCCGTCCCGGGCCCGCCCCGAGCGTGCGAGGTGCGGAGGACGGGGCCCTCCCTCAGGCGGCGCCGGCTCCGGCGCCGGGCTGGACGTGCTCGACGGCGAGCAGGTCGTAGAGGCCGGTGATCTGCAGCGGCCGGATCACCGCGCGGGACGAGGCGACCACGCGCAGCAGGACGCCGCCCTCTGCGGCCCGCCGGTGGGCGCCGGCCAGGACGCACAGCCCGGCGGAGTCGAGGAAGGTCACGCCGTCGAGGTCGACGGTGAGCGCCGGGACGCGGTCGGCGAAGGCCGCGTCCACGACCTCGCGCAGCCGGGGGGCGGTGGAGGAGTCGACTTCACCGCTGACGGTGAGCAGGACGCCGGTGGCGGCGGAGCCGGTCACGTCGATCGAGACGAGGTCGGTGGTGGGAACAGCGGTCACGGTGCGCCCCTCTCGAGGAAGCGAACCCGTACGGACGACCACGGGACCAGCCGTGGCACGACGCGGAGTCCGGCAACTGGTGCCGCGGCTGACTGTTGAACCGCTACCCCCTGACCGTAGGGACCTCCCTCCCGATGTTCAAGAGGCGACCGCAGACGTGATCACGGCCGCAGTGCGCCGGAGCCGGGTGCAGCGGCCGGGCGTCCCCCGCGCGGGGATACTGGACGGCGTGTCGAGGTGGCTGGCGGTGTGGGGCGCGATCTGGCTGGCCGGCTCGGTCGGGGCCTTCCTGGTGCTCGACCCGATCCTCGCTTCGTTCATCGCCATCTTCGGCCTCTGTCTCTGGGGCGTCGCGGTGCTGGCCAGCAACTGGGATCAGCACTCCTCCTTCGAGCAGCGCGAGCGCGACCGAGCCCGCCGGCGCGCCGAGCGCCGGGAGCGGACCAAGGACGCCCGCGCCCGCGACCGCGCCCGCTGGGAGGCCCACCAGCAGCGCAAGGCCGACCGATCCGCCGGTCGGTAATCCGCTCGACGGCACCCGGCGCGGTCCGTAGCGTCGCCGCCGTGCGCTCCTGATCCGTCCTCTCCGTGACGTGCCGCGGGTCGAGTCCTGCTCCCCGCCGTCCGCGCCCCGCTCCGGCCGGGCGCACCTCCTCTTCGCTGACCGGCTGCCGGTCGCGCAGCCCTGCCCTCCTCCGGAGGTCCGCCTTGTCCCGCCCGCACCGCGCCCTCGACGGCGCACCCGCCACCGCCCGCGCCGCCCTCCCCGAGACGGAGGCGGCCGCCTTCGACCGCCTGGCGCACGCCGTCCTCGCCCGGCCCGGCGCCGCCCTCGGCGCCACGCTGCGCGCCGTCCTGCCCGGCCCGGTCGGCCCCCGGTGGCTGCGCTCGGCGGGCCTGCCGCCCACCACCCGCGCCGCCGACCTGACCGCCGAGCAGTGGCTGTCGCTGTACCGCTGCTGCGCCGAGGCCGGGCGCGCGCCCGGCCCGGCCGCGGCCGGCGGGCGCAGCGGCCGGCCGTCGGCGCACGGCCATGCACCCGGCGCGCTGGCCGCACCCCGCTGGCACTGAACAAGGATCCCCTGCCCCCGCCGCTCGCGAGCTCGCGCCAGGCCCCGTCCAGAGGCTCGCCGCGAGCTTGCGAGCGGTGAGGAGGACGGGGTCCTTCTACCTGCGAGGGGGCCGAAGGGAGCGCCGTCGGTCCCGACTCACGGGCCGACGGCGTCCTCGGCGG
Proteins encoded:
- a CDS encoding branched-chain amino acid ABC transporter permease, coding for MSEQTVSRPAGATRTGSASSRSAPARSRGSVVKWVLIAALLGFLLVFPLYFDEFWLRTGFAVFGAAIGAIGLNLLVGTTGQLSLAHAFFLAVGAVSYSYISGESGGLGTRAGIEGLGLPPVVGMVVGVLLAGLAGLVFSPIAARLRGIYLGVASLGLVFIGVHVINTWTPVTGGFNGRAAPEFSLFGFTFGNSDPQLWVLGVPFREAERLWYLGLVLALAAYVFARNLLRSRPGRALQTLRDSEVAASVMGVNVQAYKARVFLVSSMYAGLSGVLYALSIGSIAPESFTLVVSIQYLAMIVLGGLGSVGGAALGALFVTALPLLFQQYADVLPLVSAPGQGGISAGFAARFLYGAAIILIVLFEPAGLAGIAQRLTSRFRRGRAPAHGGVTTPPPEQPGSAPTPSDRPAQGSDTR
- a CDS encoding ABC transporter ATP-binding protein — its product is MLIIDSLRVTYGGAVEAVRGVTMEVPDGKVVAVLGSNGAGKSTLLRTISGTLRLHRGRVDEGAVRFDDDVLTTRDPGQIVRQGVVQVPEGRRIFGRLTVEENLRAGGMGNRDRAAKARAHARVHDLFPVLAERSGQRAGLLSGGEQQMLAIGRALMASPKLLLLDEPSLGLAPRIIGQIGEVIAEINRQGTSVLLVEQNATMALGVADQAYVLDVGKVSLSGPAAELARTDEVQRLYLGHGDAVDTGPATRGPRRTLSRWTA
- a CDS encoding branched-chain amino acid ABC transporter permease — encoded protein: MTQFLSLLLNGLSLGAIYALIALGFVIIFKASEVVSFTHGSLLLLGAYSIARLSEPLGFLLAVLAGLAITAVAALVVERFIINRLRGAPVISLAIVTIGVDIILLTELIRRIGPDILNVPHPWGGESVRIGGIGITQNRLIAMIVAGVLIAAFFAAFKYSSWGVAMRASAEDGETAALMGIRQGRVSALAWVVAGVLAGVAALFLVGSPTPGVSSAVYATALRAFPAAILGGLDSTGGALVGGLLIGLAESLAAGYQEQLLFLGRGFGEVVPYVVMIAVLLVRPSGLFGTKELTRV
- a CDS encoding ABC transporter ATP-binding protein: MDGVTAAGVDTRSDVPPVEVEHISVRFGAIKALSDVSFTVAPGTIHAVIGPNGAGKSTMFNVLSGVYQAAEGEVRFGEARLDRMRPFQIAGVGVARAFQNIALSGAQSVAENLMLGRHHLTKAGFLSSGLRLPRATREGKVHGERIREIAEFLDLGDKLHTPVGVLSYGDQKRVEVARALCTEPRLLLLDEPVAGMNAEETGRMAEAIREIRSALGISIVLVEHDMGMVMSLADRVTVLDFGRRIADGTPAEVQADPEVIRAYLGSGDDETPAEAAAHHTTNTSGTAS
- a CDS encoding ABC transporter substrate-binding protein; amino-acid sequence: MRTGKALRTTTAVAAAVVVATAGCSTRAPETGGGGGGGGEGGSAGEVTTDVGVEGTTITLGVLTDLTGVFAALGQDITNANQLFWQDNRVCDTYDVELDVQDTGYVPQTGVQLYSAMEPNVLAMQQTIGSPINTALAPEYEADQIVNFPSAWARTLTEIPGTGVPGATYDVELANGYAYLFEQGLLSDGATVGHIYFEGEYGENGLAGSEAVAEERGLTIIPAQIKATDQDMSAQITQFAAAGVDAIALTVAPTQTASAAGVAAAQGLNVPIIGSNPVFAPGLLQGPAAEALKNNLYVSSPVSAFDAQPELLAQYQEAYPNVQPSLGVLVGYGMSAIMKQVLDAACENGDLTRAGVVAAFSELENVDTGGLVVPIQGFETGRSPSTQSFILRPADVPGGATVVQDAFEGEFAEGLR
- a CDS encoding STAS domain-containing protein, which codes for MTAVPTTDLVSIDVTGSAATGVLLTVSGEVDSSTAPRLREVVDAAFADRVPALTVDLDGVTFLDSAGLCVLAGAHRRAAEGGVLLRVVASSRAVIRPLQITGLYDLLAVEHVQPGAGAGAA